Proteins encoded in a region of the Sphingomonas sp. OV641 genome:
- a CDS encoding CorA family divalent cation transporter translates to MSGFAYRIQDGSASRTSVQDALTGAGDMVWVHLTTTAEHAQGWLRGAASLPDYVVDPLTAQETRPRCDALDDGAFVNLRGRTEEELDPSDMLASVRIWAEQGRVISVTRKHLLATDAVEKDVTEGRVLDPGDIITAFATAITADLDPVVADLGDDLDDCEQQLDAAHAFALRKSVTRVRVEAINYRRFLNPQRAALEKLASMPANWLGTDDRAHLAAAADRAARMAEEVEAIRERASLIHEALTDLRAEQLDQRSLIISIAAMVFLPLTFITGLYGMNVQGLWFAEQPWAFDAIAGLCVVIAVAVTGWFVARHWLR, encoded by the coding sequence GTGAGCGGCTTTGCCTATCGCATTCAGGACGGCTCTGCGTCCCGGACCAGCGTTCAGGATGCGCTGACCGGCGCGGGCGACATGGTCTGGGTTCACCTGACCACCACGGCGGAACATGCGCAGGGCTGGCTGCGCGGCGCGGCAAGCCTCCCCGACTATGTCGTCGATCCGCTGACGGCACAGGAGACCCGCCCTCGCTGTGACGCGCTGGATGACGGAGCCTTTGTGAACCTGCGCGGGCGGACGGAAGAAGAGTTGGATCCGTCGGACATGCTCGCATCGGTCCGTATCTGGGCCGAACAAGGCCGGGTGATTTCCGTGACCCGCAAACACCTGCTCGCGACGGATGCAGTTGAGAAAGACGTCACGGAGGGCCGGGTGCTCGACCCCGGAGACATCATCACCGCCTTCGCAACGGCCATCACGGCGGATCTCGATCCCGTGGTGGCGGATCTCGGGGACGATCTCGACGATTGCGAGCAGCAACTCGATGCCGCGCATGCGTTCGCGTTGCGCAAAAGCGTGACGCGAGTGCGCGTGGAGGCGATCAACTACCGTCGCTTCCTCAATCCGCAACGCGCGGCGCTTGAAAAGCTCGCTTCCATGCCGGCAAACTGGCTGGGGACGGACGATCGCGCCCATCTGGCGGCGGCGGCTGATCGTGCCGCGCGCATGGCCGAGGAGGTCGAGGCGATCCGCGAACGTGCCAGCCTGATCCATGAAGCGTTGACGGATCTGCGTGCCGAACAGCTGGATCAGCGCAGCCTGATCATCTCCATCGCCGCGATGGTGTTCCTGCCGCTCACCTTCATCACCGGCCTGTATGGAATGAACGTGCAGGGCCTGTGGTTTGCAGAGCAGCCATGGGCGTTTGACGCAATCGCCGGCCTTTGCGTGGTTATTGCGGTCGCCGTGACGGGTTGGTTCGTCGCCCGGCATTGGCTGCGATAA
- the lysA gene encoding diaminopimelate decarboxylase → MDHFALVDGELHCEAVPLSRIAAEVGTPVYVYSANTLRRHARVFRDGLKPAGRVHLAYAIKANPNIAVLNVLAREGYGADVVSGGEMARALAAGMPAEDIVFSGVGKTRAELVKGIEAGIGQFNIELEEEGVVLAQLAAARGTKARAVLRVNPDVDAGTHAKISTGKRENKFGVPIDEAPAIFARLSKLDGLDLRGVAIHIGSQLLDLSPLEAAYTRIGAFVAELRAAGHTITHVDLGGGLGVNYKAGDVPPDPADFGAMVARVTRDWDVTLMFEPGRVIAGNAGVLLTEVIWVKPGVTHPYVIVDAAMNDLARPALYDAWHDFDAVRPSGERMVASIAGPVCETGDTFARDREIDLVKSGDLAIFRTAGAYGATMASTYNSRPLVPEVLVDGDRYAVVADRISAETILAAERVPDWL, encoded by the coding sequence ATGGATCATTTTGCCCTCGTTGACGGAGAGCTTCACTGCGAAGCGGTTCCGCTGTCCCGCATCGCTGCGGAAGTTGGAACGCCCGTTTATGTCTATTCGGCCAACACCCTGCGGCGGCACGCGCGCGTGTTTCGCGACGGGCTGAAACCGGCCGGACGCGTTCATCTGGCCTATGCGATTAAGGCCAATCCGAACATCGCCGTGCTGAACGTTCTCGCGCGCGAAGGCTATGGCGCCGATGTCGTGTCGGGCGGTGAGATGGCGCGCGCGCTCGCGGCCGGGATGCCGGCCGAGGACATCGTGTTCTCCGGGGTCGGCAAGACCCGGGCCGAGTTGGTCAAAGGCATCGAGGCCGGAATCGGACAGTTCAATATCGAACTGGAAGAGGAAGGTGTCGTTCTAGCGCAGCTTGCTGCGGCGCGCGGAACGAAGGCCCGCGCGGTCCTTCGCGTGAACCCGGATGTCGATGCCGGCACCCACGCCAAGATCTCGACCGGCAAGCGCGAGAACAAGTTTGGCGTGCCGATCGACGAAGCGCCGGCGATCTTCGCCCGCCTGTCCAAGCTCGACGGGCTCGATCTGCGCGGCGTTGCCATCCACATCGGCAGCCAGCTTCTGGACCTGTCGCCGCTGGAAGCAGCCTATACCCGCATCGGCGCCTTCGTTGCCGAGCTTCGTGCGGCGGGGCACACCATCACCCACGTCGATCTGGGCGGAGGGCTTGGCGTCAATTACAAGGCCGGCGACGTGCCGCCCGATCCCGCCGATTTCGGCGCAATGGTCGCACGCGTCACCAGGGATTGGGACGTCACCTTGATGTTCGAGCCCGGACGCGTGATCGCCGGCAATGCGGGTGTGCTGCTGACCGAGGTGATCTGGGTGAAACCCGGCGTCACGCACCCCTATGTGATCGTTGATGCCGCGATGAACGATCTGGCACGCCCTGCGCTCTACGATGCCTGGCACGATTTCGACGCCGTACGGCCCAGCGGAGAACGGATGGTCGCGAGCATCGCCGGCCCCGTCTGCGAAACCGGCGATACGTTCGCGCGCGATCGTGAGATTGATCTGGTGAAGTCGGGTGATCTCGCCATCTTCAGAACGGCCGGCGCCTATGGCGCCACCATGGCCTCGACGTACAATTCGCGCCCGCTCGTGCCGGAGGTGCTGGTCGATGGCGATCGCTATGCCGTGGTCGCGGATCGCATCTCGGCGGAAACGATCCTCGCCGCCGAGCGTGTCCCGGACTGGCTGTGA
- a CDS encoding copper resistance system multicopper oxidase, with protein MSRVFDRRQLLRGAGLAGGSLAVSAYMPAWAKPVSSGIAGPLPTVSGEDITLRIAHQTMVIDGRRSHAIGINGSVPAPLIRLREGQNVRLHVENALDEDSSIHWHGLILPFHMDGVPGVSFPGIKPRSTFTYEFPVRQSGTYWYHSHSGLQEQLGLYGPIVIDPSGADPIQADREHVIVLSDHSPMHPHLIFKKLKQQGGYFNFQKQTLAGLLAGKDQPAGERRRWGAMRMDPSDVADVTGSTYTYLVNGHGPQDNWTGLFRPGERVRLRLINASAMTTFNFRIPGLRMTVVQADGLSVQPVTVDEMQIAVAETYDVIVQPAEDRAYAMVGESVDRSGMARATLAPRPGMVAVVPPLRRRPLADMKDMGMGGMDHGSAGRMDHPPQPGASTPAAPCAPEHAAMGHCSPAAAPVADDGGKQHLQHLQGAGDHGAVGMNHSMRDFSVAPEVKKTPTVQTISPMPVDRMGEPGQGLEDVGHRVLLYTDLKAVERNPDVRAPDRALRIHLTGNMERYMWAFDGEKLSEVRKPIPFLQDERVRVTLVNDTMMGHPIHLHGHFFELVTGHGDHAPRKHTIQVQPGGTATFDVTTDAVGDWAFHCHMLYHMHAGMMQVVSVRPRGERAA; from the coding sequence ATGTCGCGCGTTTTCGATCGCCGCCAGTTGCTGCGCGGCGCTGGCCTGGCAGGGGGAAGCCTGGCTGTGTCGGCTTATATGCCGGCATGGGCGAAGCCCGTTTCATCGGGCATCGCCGGCCCGCTGCCCACCGTATCCGGCGAGGACATCACCTTGCGCATTGCGCACCAGACGATGGTGATCGACGGGCGCCGCAGCCATGCGATCGGCATCAATGGGTCCGTTCCTGCCCCCCTGATCCGCCTGCGGGAGGGGCAGAACGTGCGGCTCCATGTCGAAAACGCGCTGGACGAGGACAGCTCGATCCATTGGCACGGCCTTATCCTGCCGTTTCACATGGATGGCGTGCCCGGGGTCAGCTTCCCCGGCATCAAGCCGCGCTCCACCTTCACCTATGAGTTCCCGGTTCGCCAGTCGGGCACCTATTGGTATCACAGCCATTCGGGGCTTCAGGAACAGCTTGGCCTGTATGGTCCGATCGTGATCGACCCCAGCGGTGCGGATCCGATCCAGGCCGATCGCGAGCATGTCATCGTCCTGTCCGATCACAGCCCGATGCACCCGCACCTCATCTTCAAGAAGCTGAAGCAGCAGGGCGGCTATTTCAATTTCCAGAAGCAAACGCTTGCCGGTCTTCTGGCCGGCAAGGATCAGCCCGCCGGTGAGCGGCGGCGGTGGGGTGCGATGCGGATGGACCCCAGCGATGTCGCGGACGTGACGGGCAGCACCTACACTTATCTGGTCAACGGCCATGGCCCGCAGGACAATTGGACCGGGCTGTTCCGTCCCGGCGAGCGCGTTCGCCTGCGGCTCATCAACGCATCGGCCATGACCACCTTCAACTTCCGAATTCCGGGGTTGAGGATGACGGTGGTCCAGGCGGATGGCCTTTCCGTTCAGCCGGTGACGGTGGACGAGATGCAGATCGCCGTCGCCGAAACCTATGACGTGATCGTGCAGCCCGCCGAGGACCGGGCCTATGCGATGGTCGGCGAAAGCGTGGATCGATCCGGCATGGCGCGCGCGACGCTGGCGCCACGGCCCGGCATGGTCGCGGTGGTGCCACCGCTGCGCCGCCGCCCGCTGGCCGACATGAAGGACATGGGGATGGGCGGCATGGACCATGGGTCCGCCGGTCGCATGGATCACCCGCCGCAACCCGGCGCGTCGACGCCAGCCGCGCCTTGCGCGCCCGAACATGCGGCCATGGGCCATTGCTCGCCCGCTGCGGCTCCCGTCGCGGACGATGGTGGAAAGCAGCACCTGCAGCACCTGCAGGGGGCCGGCGATCACGGCGCGGTCGGCATGAATCATTCCATGCGTGATTTCTCCGTCGCGCCGGAGGTGAAGAAGACGCCAACGGTGCAGACCATCTCGCCCATGCCGGTGGACCGTATGGGCGAACCGGGCCAGGGCCTGGAGGATGTCGGCCACCGCGTGCTGCTCTACACCGATCTGAAGGCGGTGGAGCGCAACCCAGACGTTCGCGCGCCGGATCGCGCGCTGCGCATCCATCTGACCGGAAACATGGAACGCTATATGTGGGCGTTCGACGGCGAGAAGCTGAGCGAGGTCAGGAAGCCGATCCCCTTCCTGCAGGACGAACGCGTGCGGGTCACGCTCGTGAACGATACGATGATGGGACACCCGATCCACCTGCACGGCCATTTCTTTGAGCTTGTCACCGGCCACGGCGATCATGCCCCGCGCAAGCACACCATCCAGGTCCAGCCCGGCGGGACGGCCACCTTTGACGTGACGACCGATGCCGTCGGCGACTGGGCGTTCCACTGCCACATGCTATACCACATGCATGCCGGCATGATGCAGGTCGTGTCGGTGCGCCCGCGTGGGGAGCGGGCGGCATGA
- the fliS gene encoding flagellar export chaperone FliS — protein sequence MGYASVLSRDPAQTYRQIDLAGRTANVDGAGLVQLLYEELCHALRVAAWAAENKKFAVKSERVTRATAILFALEANLDFERGAEVSATLARVYAGARKQVIEASLGHDGGPFRQVADMLGEIADAWRMARAA from the coding sequence ATGGGCTATGCGTCTGTTTTGTCGCGCGATCCCGCGCAGACCTATCGTCAGATCGACTTGGCCGGGCGAACCGCCAATGTGGATGGCGCCGGGCTGGTGCAGCTTCTCTACGAGGAGCTATGCCACGCACTTCGGGTCGCCGCCTGGGCTGCGGAGAACAAGAAGTTCGCGGTGAAAAGCGAGCGGGTCACCCGTGCGACGGCGATCCTGTTCGCGCTGGAGGCCAATCTCGATTTCGAACGCGGCGCCGAAGTGTCCGCCACTCTGGCGCGCGTTTATGCGGGCGCGCGCAAGCAGGTGATCGAGGCCAGCCTGGGACATGACGGAGGCCCCTTCCGGCAGGTCGCCGACATGCTGGGCGAGATTGCGGACGCTTGGCGAATGGCACGCGCCGCCTGA
- the argH gene encoding argininosuccinate lyase: protein MWGGRFAEGPAAVMREINASIPFDKRMWRQDIRGSQAHVAMLARQGIVAGEDAAAISKGLEQVADGYQRNGVAEDLTLEDIHMQTEARLAEAIGPAAGRLHTARSRNDQVATDFRLWVRDAIDETLAALTAFQRALLDRAEEHAASVMPGFTHLQSAQPVTLGHHLMAYVEMARRDVARFADARVRMNRSPLGSAALAGTGFPVDRHATAAALGFDGPTRNSLDAVSDRDFAIEYLTCAAQCALHLSRLAEEFVLWASQPFGFVSLSDQWSTGSSIMPQKRNPDAAELVRGHAGRITGCLVSLMVTMKGLPLAYSKDMQDDKPPVFECHDLLGLCLAAMTGMVESATFRTDRMRAVAESGFATATDLADWLVREAGVPFREAHHITGRAVARADALGVRLDELPIDDLVAIDSRIDARIFDVLSVDASVASRTSFGGTAPENVRAAIREAREALS from the coding sequence ATGTGGGGCGGCCGGTTCGCCGAAGGCCCGGCCGCGGTGATGCGCGAGATAAATGCCTCCATCCCCTTCGACAAGCGGATGTGGCGACAGGATATCCGCGGCAGCCAGGCGCATGTCGCCATGCTCGCCCGGCAGGGCATCGTGGCAGGCGAAGACGCGGCGGCAATCTCGAAGGGGCTGGAGCAGGTCGCCGACGGCTATCAGCGGAACGGCGTTGCCGAAGACCTGACGCTTGAAGACATCCACATGCAGACGGAGGCGCGGCTGGCCGAGGCGATCGGCCCGGCGGCCGGCCGGCTTCACACCGCGCGCAGCCGCAATGACCAGGTCGCCACCGACTTCCGGCTCTGGGTCCGTGACGCCATCGATGAAACGCTTGCCGCTCTCACGGCCTTCCAGCGTGCGCTGCTGGATCGCGCGGAGGAACACGCCGCCAGCGTGATGCCGGGGTTCACGCACTTGCAATCGGCGCAGCCGGTGACCCTGGGGCACCACCTGATGGCCTATGTGGAGATGGCGCGCCGCGACGTCGCCCGCTTTGCCGATGCACGCGTGCGGATGAACCGGTCGCCGCTCGGCTCCGCCGCCCTCGCCGGCACGGGCTTTCCGGTGGACCGGCACGCCACGGCCGCCGCGCTCGGCTTCGACGGGCCGACGCGCAATTCGCTGGACGCGGTATCCGATCGAGACTTCGCGATCGAATACCTTACCTGCGCCGCGCAATGCGCCCTTCACCTGTCGCGTCTCGCGGAAGAGTTCGTGCTATGGGCATCGCAGCCGTTCGGCTTTGTCAGCCTCAGCGACCAATGGTCCACCGGCAGTTCGATCATGCCGCAGAAGCGCAATCCGGACGCGGCCGAGCTGGTCCGCGGCCATGCCGGGCGGATCACCGGCTGCCTCGTCAGCCTGATGGTGACAATGAAGGGGCTTCCGCTCGCTTATTCAAAGGACATGCAGGACGATAAGCCGCCGGTCTTCGAATGCCACGACCTGCTCGGCCTGTGCCTCGCCGCCATGACGGGCATGGTGGAGAGCGCGACGTTCCGTACCGATCGGATGCGGGCGGTGGCGGAAAGCGGCTTTGCCACTGCCACCGATCTCGCCGATTGGCTGGTTCGCGAGGCGGGCGTACCCTTCCGCGAGGCGCATCACATCACCGGCCGCGCCGTGGCGCGTGCCGACGCGCTGGGCGTTCGGCTGGACGAGCTTCCCATCGATGATCTGGTGGCGATCGATAGCCGGATCGACGCCCGTATCTTCGACGTCCTGTCCGTCGATGCATCTGTCGCCAGCCGCACCAGCTTTGGCGGCACCGCGCCGGAAAACGTGCGCGCCGCCATCCGCGAAGCACGCGAAGCGCTCTCGTGA
- a CDS encoding copper resistance protein B, which translates to MIALLLATAALAGSGAPAQAADHQHHSHGSAPAPAPVKPAPSEQPAPSAPSAKAHGAHHAAPDTPAVPVDTSCTPEHAAMGHCSLKTAETRPNEADDAPAGTALAAGHAPAPAAPDATYADRVWGADAMSAGRATLRQEHGGMSFAQVMLNLAEVQIRDGADGYRWDGEFWYGGDVNRLTVKTEGEGTFGSSAGGEVQALYSRAVGPYFNLQAGLRQDVGSGPSPTYAAIGVEGLAPYWFDVEGAVFLSDDGDAFARLEGYYDQRITQRLILQPRAEFNLSAQDVPYRRLGSGLTDAEAGLRLRYEIVREFAPYVGVSWERQFGDTARFSRANGDDTGGFSFVAGIRAWF; encoded by the coding sequence ATGATCGCGCTTCTTCTCGCCACCGCCGCGCTGGCCGGTAGCGGCGCGCCGGCGCAAGCGGCCGATCACCAGCATCATTCGCATGGAAGCGCGCCCGCGCCTGCGCCGGTGAAGCCTGCGCCGTCCGAACAACCGGCGCCCAGCGCACCATCCGCCAAGGCGCATGGTGCGCATCACGCCGCTCCCGACACACCCGCCGTGCCGGTCGATACGTCCTGCACGCCGGAGCATGCCGCGATGGGCCATTGTTCGCTCAAAACGGCCGAAACCAGGCCGAATGAGGCCGACGACGCCCCGGCTGGCACAGCGCTCGCGGCCGGTCATGCCCCGGCGCCGGCGGCGCCTGATGCCACCTATGCTGATCGCGTCTGGGGCGCGGACGCCATGTCCGCTGGCCGCGCGACGCTGCGGCAGGAGCATGGCGGCATGTCCTTCGCGCAGGTCATGCTGAACCTCGCCGAAGTCCAGATCCGCGACGGCGCGGACGGTTATCGCTGGGATGGCGAATTCTGGTACGGCGGGGATGTGAACCGCCTGACGGTGAAAACGGAGGGCGAAGGCACCTTTGGATCAAGCGCCGGCGGCGAAGTGCAGGCGCTCTACAGCCGCGCGGTGGGTCCGTATTTCAACCTTCAGGCCGGCCTGCGCCAGGATGTCGGCTCCGGCCCCAGCCCGACCTATGCCGCGATTGGTGTGGAGGGGCTGGCTCCTTACTGGTTCGACGTGGAGGGCGCCGTGTTCCTGTCGGATGACGGCGATGCCTTTGCCCGCCTCGAAGGGTATTACGATCAGCGCATCACCCAGCGCCTGATCCTGCAACCGCGCGCCGAATTCAATCTCTCCGCCCAGGATGTACCATATCGCCGGCTCGGGTCTGGCCTGACGGACGCCGAGGCGGGCCTGCGGCTACGCTACGAAATCGTGCGTGAGTTCGCGCCTTATGTGGGCGTTTCTTGGGAACGGCAATTCGGCGACACCGCGCGTTTCTCGCGTGCGAACGGCGATGACACGGGCGGGTTCAGCTTTGTCGCGGGCATTCGAGCGTGGTTCTGA
- a CDS encoding TlpA disulfide reductase family protein — translation MTSDEVAPGGAKPAAPVGGVDRSHKGEAAPQLAFFDPAGKKVTLADFRGEPVLLNLWATWCAPCIKEMPSLNTAAGTMRGKVRVVTVSQDMQREKVEPFFAERKLDNLTAYVDPDLGLSMAYKANLPITIMLDAEGREVWRVSGAMDWAGSEAQALMNEVVI, via the coding sequence TTGACCTCCGACGAGGTTGCGCCCGGCGGCGCGAAGCCGGCAGCACCGGTCGGCGGCGTCGATCGGTCCCACAAGGGTGAAGCGGCGCCGCAGCTCGCGTTTTTCGATCCCGCGGGCAAGAAGGTCACGCTGGCTGACTTTCGCGGCGAGCCGGTGTTGCTGAACCTTTGGGCGACCTGGTGTGCGCCGTGCATCAAGGAGATGCCGAGCCTGAACACCGCCGCTGGAACGATGCGCGGGAAGGTGCGCGTCGTGACCGTCAGCCAGGACATGCAACGCGAGAAGGTCGAGCCGTTTTTCGCGGAGCGGAAGCTCGACAATCTGACGGCTTATGTCGACCCCGATCTGGGGCTCAGCATGGCCTATAAAGCCAATCTGCCGATCACGATCATGCTGGATGCCGAGGGGCGAGAAGTGTGGCGCGTGAGCGGCGCGATGGACTGGGCGGGATCGGAGGCCCAGGCGCTGATGAACGAGGTAGTCATCTAG
- the fliD gene encoding flagellar filament capping protein FliD: MTTVSSTAATTATTSSVTKSAASALLTSLDTGSGVDTGTLVTSLVEAQFAAKSAALTAKSEKLTAQLSGVSTLKSAITDFTAALEALVKGGTLQSQPVSSNGSVLSATAISGAKLTGLTASIQVDRLATAQTAVSSASVASKSEVIGSGTFTLKLGTASYDADGAMTGVTGTDANGDGAEDTIAIDITNGSLTSIAAAINAKKAGVTASVVTDADGRAFLSLKGETGEAKAFTLEATNDPSGNLSQFNVGPNATGMNITGKAGNAVLNVDGITVERASNSVSDLVEGVKLDLLATSSGPVTLSSSTPTTALTNAVEDFVFTFNQVLGELQKQTDPITGDLRSDTGAQNMLRGLKGLTLRNLLPGAAADTPRTLAQIGVLTNRDGTLSVNSDTLTKALASNPGALEAMFSNSSDGSGVLAAMNSIKLNATSTLYGLGASTTRYNQAQSDLSEQQDKLTLQQEKMTTRLTQQFASMNARVAAYKSTQTFMENQIKAWTNGDD; encoded by the coding sequence ATGACAACCGTCTCCAGCACCGCCGCCACAACCGCGACCACATCGAGCGTCACGAAGTCGGCGGCGAGCGCCCTGCTTACCTCGCTGGACACCGGGTCGGGGGTCGACACCGGCACGCTGGTCACAAGCCTGGTCGAAGCGCAATTTGCCGCCAAGAGCGCGGCGCTCACCGCCAAGTCCGAGAAGCTGACGGCGCAGCTGTCCGGTGTGTCGACGCTGAAGAGCGCAATCACCGATTTTACCGCGGCGCTGGAAGCGCTGGTGAAGGGCGGCACGCTGCAGTCGCAGCCGGTGAGCAGCAACGGGTCGGTACTCTCCGCAACGGCGATCTCCGGCGCCAAACTTACGGGCCTGACGGCTAGCATCCAGGTCGACCGACTGGCCACGGCGCAGACCGCAGTGTCCAGTGCAAGCGTGGCATCCAAGAGCGAGGTTATCGGCTCCGGCACGTTCACGCTGAAGCTGGGTACGGCAAGCTATGATGCCGATGGCGCCATGACCGGCGTGACGGGGACGGACGCCAACGGCGACGGGGCCGAAGACACGATCGCGATCGACATCACCAACGGATCGCTCACCAGCATCGCCGCGGCGATCAATGCGAAGAAGGCCGGCGTCACGGCATCGGTGGTAACGGATGCCGATGGCCGCGCCTTTCTTTCGCTGAAGGGAGAAACAGGGGAGGCCAAGGCCTTCACCCTTGAAGCGACCAACGATCCCTCGGGCAATCTTTCTCAGTTCAACGTAGGGCCGAACGCCACTGGCATGAACATCACGGGCAAGGCCGGCAATGCCGTTCTGAACGTCGATGGCATCACGGTGGAGCGGGCGAGCAACAGCGTCAGCGATCTGGTGGAAGGGGTGAAGCTCGATCTGCTGGCTACCTCCTCCGGCCCGGTGACGCTTTCCTCTTCCACGCCCACGACCGCGCTGACGAATGCGGTCGAGGATTTCGTCTTTACCTTCAATCAGGTGCTTGGCGAGCTGCAGAAGCAGACGGACCCGATCACCGGCGACCTGCGCAGCGACACGGGCGCGCAGAACATGCTGCGTGGCCTGAAGGGACTGACGTTGCGCAACTTGCTGCCGGGTGCGGCGGCGGATACGCCGCGTACACTGGCGCAGATCGGCGTGCTGACGAACCGCGACGGCACGCTATCGGTGAACAGCGACACGCTTACCAAGGCGCTTGCCAGCAACCCCGGCGCTCTCGAGGCGATGTTCTCGAATTCCTCCGACGGATCCGGCGTCCTTGCCGCGATGAATTCGATCAAGCTCAACGCGACCAGCACGCTATATGGGCTGGGCGCATCGACGACGCGATACAATCAGGCGCAGAGCGACCTGTCCGAGCAGCAGGACAAGCTGACGCTTCAGCAAGAGAAGATGACGACGCGACTGACGCAGCAGTTCGCGTCCATGAATGCCCGCGTGGCGGCGTACAAATCGACCCAGACGTTCATGGAAAACCAGATCAAGGCGTGGACGAACGGCGACGACTGA
- the queA gene encoding tRNA preQ1(34) S-adenosylmethionine ribosyltransferase-isomerase QueA — MNVDQFDFDLPQDRIALRPATPRDSARMLVLDGDATRDRSVADLPGELRAGDLLVFNDTRVIPAQLEGTRGAAKIGATLHKREGPRRWRAFIRNAKRLRDGDPIDFGQGVTALASDRAEDGSFALDFAGDEPVELLLERAGRMPLPPYIAAKRALDARDADDYQTMFAREAGAVAAPTAALHFTPGLMASLESAGISHATLTLHVGAGTFLPVKAADTADHQMHAEWGRIDQATADRLNAVRASGGRVIAVGTTSLRLIESATGEDGLVRPFEGDTSIFITPGYRFRGIDGLVTNFHLPRSTLFMLVSALMGLERMQAAYAHAIAHNYRFYSYGDASLLLP; from the coding sequence ATGAACGTCGACCAGTTCGATTTTGACCTGCCCCAGGACCGCATCGCCCTCCGTCCCGCTACCCCGCGCGATTCCGCCCGAATGCTGGTCCTCGATGGTGACGCGACGCGCGATCGCAGCGTCGCCGATCTGCCGGGCGAGCTGCGCGCCGGCGATCTCCTCGTCTTCAACGACACGCGGGTGATACCGGCGCAACTCGAAGGCACGCGCGGCGCGGCAAAGATCGGCGCCACCTTGCACAAGCGCGAGGGGCCGCGCCGCTGGCGCGCCTTCATCCGCAACGCCAAGCGGCTGCGCGACGGCGACCCGATCGACTTTGGCCAGGGTGTGACTGCCCTCGCCTCCGATCGCGCCGAGGACGGCAGCTTCGCTCTGGACTTTGCCGGTGACGAGCCGGTCGAATTGCTGCTCGAGCGCGCCGGTCGCATGCCGCTTCCGCCCTATATCGCTGCCAAGCGCGCGTTGGATGCGCGCGATGCCGATGATTATCAGACGATGTTCGCGCGTGAGGCCGGCGCGGTTGCCGCGCCCACGGCGGCGCTGCACTTTACGCCGGGCCTGATGGCCTCGCTGGAGAGCGCCGGCATTTCGCACGCGACGCTAACCCTCCATGTCGGCGCGGGCACCTTCCTGCCGGTCAAGGCGGCGGATACCGCCGATCACCAGATGCACGCCGAATGGGGCCGCATCGACCAGGCCACCGCCGACCGGCTGAACGCCGTGCGCGCCAGTGGCGGCCGCGTGATCGCGGTCGGCACCACCTCGCTGCGCCTGATCGAGAGCGCGACCGGCGAGGATGGGCTGGTGCGCCCGTTCGAAGGCGACACGTCGATCTTCATCACCCCCGGCTATCGCTTCCGCGGAATCGACGGCCTCGTCACCAACTTCCACCTCCCCCGCTCGACTCTGTTCATGCTGGTCTCGGCGCTGATGGGGCTCGAGCGGATGCAGGCGGCCTACGCCCATGCGATCGCGCACAATTACCGTTTCTACTCCTACGGGGACGCATCGCTGCTGCTCCCGTGA
- a CDS encoding bifunctional precorrin-2 dehydrogenase/sirohydrochlorin ferrochelatase → MHSLPIFVRLQGRPVILAGDGEAALAKRRLLERAGAIVVREDGTAWAATGAPHSPVSADDIRSTDGPAAPRLAIVVDDEAAVARLKARGILVNAVDRPDLCDFTLPAIIDRAPVIVAVGTGGASAGLAAALRQRLEALLPTSLGGLADALFAARSAWRARYPDGPARRRAISAALAPGAIYDPLYPQSIAGTPSDDVTGSQDALVSITLLSGDPDELTLRQARLLANADRVTHGRDVPLAILNRARADADRMPCDQAPNGLPGLTVDVRMA, encoded by the coding sequence CTGCATAGCCTGCCAATCTTCGTGCGGCTTCAAGGCCGCCCGGTGATATTGGCAGGCGACGGTGAAGCAGCCTTGGCCAAGCGGCGCCTGCTGGAGCGTGCCGGCGCCATTGTCGTGCGCGAGGATGGCACTGCCTGGGCCGCAACCGGCGCGCCGCATTCTCCAGTGTCCGCCGATGACATCCGCAGCACCGACGGGCCGGCCGCGCCGCGCCTGGCGATAGTCGTGGACGATGAAGCCGCGGTCGCGCGACTGAAGGCACGCGGCATCCTGGTGAATGCCGTCGACCGACCCGACCTTTGCGACTTCACCCTGCCGGCCATCATCGATCGTGCACCCGTGATCGTCGCCGTCGGTACGGGAGGTGCGTCGGCCGGTCTTGCCGCAGCGCTACGCCAGCGTCTCGAGGCGCTGCTGCCGACGAGCCTCGGCGGCCTCGCCGATGCGCTGTTCGCGGCGCGTTCGGCGTGGCGAGCACGCTACCCGGATGGGCCGGCTCGTCGCCGGGCGATCTCAGCGGCGCTTGCGCCAGGCGCGATCTACGACCCGCTTTATCCCCAAAGCATTGCCGGCACGCCTTCGGATGACGTCACCGGATCGCAGGACGCGTTGGTATCGATAACGCTTCTGTCCGGTGATCCCGACGAACTCACGCTCCGTCAGGCGCGATTGCTCGCCAACGCTGATCGCGTGACGCACGGGCGAGACGTCCCCCTCGCCATCCTCAATCGCGCCCGTGCCGATGCCGACCGAATGCCATGCGACCAAGCGCCGAACGGCCTGCCCGGCCTCACGGTCGATGTGAGGATGGCGTGA